The following coding sequences are from one Triticum aestivum cultivar Chinese Spring chromosome 5A, IWGSC CS RefSeq v2.1, whole genome shotgun sequence window:
- the LOC100873121 gene encoding transcription factor HHO5, protein MGLDVGEIGMPLDLGLDLRLFVAKTAGRLAKEAPAVDACIRGLEEERRKIEVFRRELPLCARLLADVIEFMKEEAAKRSERRDADDNDKRKWMSTAQLWVDSRATDAADPVKEQKKESALSKPMLLGGATGVPMAVSCGAMPPPAAPQYFGRDDKIVGTQGLPALPMISPAANRQFSPPADDRHQAFAAKFASAMPPPGPGLQTHEQQSRKTRRCWSPELHRHFVAALHQLGGPQVATPKQIREVMKVDGLTNDEVKSHLQKYRLHNQRCPSSSSASHPVMLVGDLWAHQEQSSSQSRSPEGPLQLSVSGVAVSALTGSDSSEEDDRSVGYSRR, encoded by the exons ATGGGGCTCGACGTCGGCGAGATCGGGATGCCCCTCGACCTGGGCCTCGACCTCAGGCTCTTCGTCGCCAAGACCGCCGGCCGCCTCGCCAAGGAGGCGCCCGCCGTCGACGCCTGCATCCGCGGCCTCGAGGAGGAGCGCCGCAAGATCGAGGTCTTCCGCCGCGAGCTGCCCCTCTgcgcccgcctcctcgccgacg TCATCGAGTTCATGAAGGAGGAGGCCGCCAAGAGGAGCGAGCGCCGCGACGCCGACGACAACGACAAGCGGAAATGGATGAGCACCGCGCAGCTCTGGGTCGACAGCCGCGCCACCGACGCCGCCGATCCCGTC aaggagcagaagaaggagAGCGCCCTCTCCAAGCCGATGCTGCTCGGCGGTGCCACCGGCGTGCCCATGGCAGTCAGCTGCGGCGCAATGCCGCCGCCGGCGGCTCCCCAGTATTTCGGCAGGGACGACAAGATTGTTGGCACACAAGGCCTGCCTGCTCTGCCCATGATTTCTCCGGCTGCGAACAGGCAGTTTTCTCCCCCTGCCGACGACCGTCATCAGGCCTTCGCCGCAAAATTTGCATCCGCCATGCCGCCTCCGGGGCCTGGCTTGCAGACTCATGAGCAGCAGTCGAGGAAGACAAGGCGGTGCTGGTCGCCGGAGCTTCACCGGCACTTTGTTGCCGCCTTGCACCAACTCGGTGGCCCTCAAG TTGCCACTCCAAAGCAAATCAGGGAGGTGATGAAAGTTGATGGCCTCACCAACGATGAAGTGAAAAGCCACCTCCAG AAATACCGCCTGCACAACCAGAGGTGCCCTAGCTCTTCTTCAGCAAGCCATCCGGTTATGCTGGTGGGCGATCTCTGGGCTCATCAGGAGCAAAGCAGCTCGCAGTCCCGGTCCCCTGAAGGCCCCCTTCAGCTCTCTGTTTCAGGGGTGGCCGTCTCGGCACTCACCGGCAGCGACAGTTCCGAGGAAGATGACAGGTCGGTAGGCTATAGCCGGAGGTGA
- the LOC123105129 gene encoding uncharacterized protein yields MITMAIRACRGQRRAAYRVGISAVRASQLMVRIPERAATAPRGFGERAPVAKKNGAIQSRSPCEGEIGESNHGALVLEFLWFREPRFCCDAVADEISATWNFHLVRKGQFSRYKVDAEHSYASKNRVAKTVAPLFISSSQHSSN; encoded by the exons ATGATAACAATGGCGATTAGGGCATGCAGGGGACAGCGACGTGCAGCTTATCGGGTCGGGATCAGCGCAGTGCGGGCGTCCCAGCTCATGGTCAGGATCCCGGAACGTGCCGCG ACAGCCCCGAGAGGGTTCGGCGAGCGCGCACCAGTTGCAAAAAAGAATGGTGCGATTCAGTCGAGGTCGCCGTGCGAAGGAGAAATCGGAGAGAGCAACCATGGCGCTCTTGTCCTCGAGTTCCTTTGGTTCAGAGAACCTCGGTTTTGCTGCGATGCTGTTGCTGATGAAATTTCAGCAACATGGAATTTTCACCTGGTCAGAAAAGGGCAGTTCAGCAGGTACAAGGTTGACGCTGAACATTCATATGCAAGCAAGAACCGAGTAGCAAAAACTGTAGCACCTTTATTCATCTCAAGTTCTCAACACAGCAGCAACTGA